The proteins below are encoded in one region of Sebastes fasciatus isolate fSebFas1 chromosome 16, fSebFas1.pri, whole genome shotgun sequence:
- the gnb2 gene encoding guanine nucleotide-binding protein G(I)/G(S)/G(T) subunit beta-2 gives MSELEQLRQEAEQLRNQIRDARKACGDSTLTQITAGLDPVGRIQMRTRRTLRGHLAKIYAMHWGTDSKLLVSASQDGKLIIWDSYTTNKIHAIPLRSSWVMTCAYAPSGNYVACGGLDNICSIYCLKTREGNVRVSRELPGHTGYLSCCRFIDDNQIITSSGDTTCALWDIETSQQTTVFSGHSGDVMSLSLSPDLRTFVSGACDASVKLWDIRDSMCRQTFTGHESDINAICFFPNGSAFATGSDDATCRLFDLRADQELSLYCHDNIICGITSVAFSRSGRLLLAGYDDFNCNIWDAMKGDRAGVLAGHDNRVSCLGVTDDGMAVSTGSWDSFLKIWN, from the exons ATGAGTGAGCTGGAGCAGCTTCGCCAGGAGGCCGAGCAGCTTAGGAACCAGATACGA GATGCCAGGAAAGCATGTGGAGATTCAACCCTGACACAG ATAACTGCTGGTCTGGATCCTGTGGGGCGGATTCAGATGCGGACGAGACGCACCCTCCGGGGCCACCTCGCCAAGATCTACGCCATGCACTGGGGCACTGACTCGAA GCTTCTGGTTAGTGCCTCTCAAGATGGAAAACTGATCATCTGGGACAGCTACACCACTAACAAG ATCCACGCCATCCCCCTGCGCTCCTCCTGGGTGATGACCTGTGCGTACGCCCCCTCTGGCAACTACGTGGCCTGCGGAGGCCTGGACAACATCTGCTCCATCTACTGCTTGAAGACTCGCGAGGGCAACGTCAGGGTCAGCCGGGAGCTACCTGGCCACACAG GTTACCTGTCATGTTGCCGTTTCATCGACGACAATCAAATCATCACGAGTTCAGGAGACACCACGTG TGCGCTGTGGGACATCGAGACGAGTCAGCAGACCACGGTTTTCTCGGGCCACAGTGGCGACGTCATGAGCCTGTCCCTGTCGCCCGACCTGCGCACCTTTGTGTCCGGAGCCTGCGACGCCTCGGTCAAACTGTGGGACATCAGGGACAGCATGTGCCGGCAGACCTTCACGGGCCACGAGTCGGACATCAACGccatctgt TTCTTTCCCAACGGCAGCGCCTTCGCCACGGGCTCTGACGACGCCACCTGCAGGCTGTTTGACCTGCGTGCGGACCAGGAGCTCAGCCTCTACTGCCACGACAACATCATCTGTGGCATCACCTCCGTGGCTTTCTCGCGCTCCGGCCGCTTGCTACTGGCTGGTTACGACGACTTTAACTGCAACATCTGGGACGCCATGAAGGGAGACAGAGCAG GGGTCCTGGCCGGCCATGACAATCGTGTGAGCTGTCTGGGCGTGACAGATGACGGCATGGCGGTGAGCACCGGGTCCTGGGACAGCTTCCTCAAGATCTGGAACTGA